One genomic region from Methanomassiliicoccales archaeon encodes:
- a CDS encoding DUF6293 family protein, producing the protein MRTLICTYGYRQDKIVKAMRTIGHDELILVTGKENTSRPEYARILELAGKFHTPVETVIVDIFDFISCFSKIDELVRRRQMAKNNVVINISGGLWLLSDAALMAALNNGCESYYV; encoded by the coding sequence ATGAGGACGCTGATCTGCACCTATGGCTACCGGCAAGACAAGATCGTCAAGGCGATGAGGACTATCGGACATGACGAACTGATACTGGTAACGGGAAAGGAGAACACCTCAAGACCAGAATATGCCAGGATATTGGAACTGGCGGGCAAGTTCCACACCCCGGTAGAGACAGTCATCGTGGACATCTTCGATTTCATTTCATGTTTCTCCAAGATCGACGAGCTCGTTCGAAGACGTCAGATGGCGAAGAACAACGTGGTGATCAACATCAGTGGAGGCCTATGGCTGCTCTCCGACGCGGCCCTGATGGCGGCATTGAACAACGGCTGCGAATCGTACTATGTG